A single genomic interval of Pseudomonas sp. FeN3W harbors:
- the cysN gene encoding sulfate adenylyltransferase subunit CysN gives MSHQSDLISADILAYLAQHERKELLRFLTCGNVDDGKSTLIGRLLHDSKMIYEDHLEAITRDSKKVGTTGEDVDLALLVDGLQAEREQGITIDVAYRYFSTAKRKFIIADTPGHEQYTRNMATGASTCDLAIILVDARYGVQTQTKRHSFITSLLGIKHIVVAINKMDLMNFDQDVFEKIKADYLAFADRIELKPSSLHFVPMSALKGDNVVNRSERAPWYQGQSLMEILESVEIAGDRNFDDLRFPVQYVNRPNLNFRGFAGTLASGIVRKGDEIAVLPSGKISRVKSIVTFDGELEQATPGEAVTLTLEDEIDVSRGDMLVHADSRPRIADGFEAMLVWMGEEPMLPGKKYDIKRATSYVPASIASIAHKVDVNTLEKGAASSLQLNEIGRVKVSLDAPIALDGYAQNRTTGSFIVIDRLTNGTVGAGMIIADPLAHGSTGHHGALAHVSTEERAIRFGQQPATVLFTGLSGAGKSTLAYAVERKLFDMGRAVYVLDGQNLRHDLNKGLPQDRAGRTENWRRAAQVARQFNEAGLLTLAAFVAPDAEGREQAKALVGADRLLTVYVQASPLTCQQRDPQGLYAAGDDNIPGESFPYDVPGNADLVIDTESLTVEEGAKQVIDLLRQRGAI, from the coding sequence ATGAGCCACCAATCCGACCTAATTTCCGCCGACATCCTCGCCTACCTGGCGCAACACGAGCGCAAGGAACTCCTGCGTTTCCTGACCTGCGGCAACGTCGATGACGGCAAGAGCACGCTGATCGGCCGCCTGCTGCACGATTCGAAGATGATCTACGAGGACCATCTTGAAGCGATCACCCGCGACTCCAAGAAGGTCGGTACCACTGGCGAAGACGTCGATCTGGCGCTGCTGGTCGATGGGCTGCAGGCCGAGCGCGAGCAGGGCATCACCATCGACGTTGCCTACCGTTATTTCAGTACCGCCAAGCGCAAGTTCATCATTGCCGACACCCCCGGCCACGAGCAGTACACGCGCAACATGGCCACCGGCGCGTCCACCTGCGACCTCGCGATCATCCTGGTAGATGCCCGCTACGGGGTGCAGACCCAGACCAAGCGCCACAGCTTCATCACCTCGTTGCTGGGCATCAAGCATATCGTCGTCGCCATCAACAAGATGGACCTGATGAACTTCGATCAGGACGTGTTCGAGAAGATCAAGGCCGACTACCTGGCATTTGCCGATCGCATCGAACTCAAGCCGTCGTCTCTGCACTTCGTGCCGATGTCGGCGCTGAAGGGCGACAACGTAGTCAATCGCAGCGAGCGCGCACCCTGGTACCAGGGGCAGTCGCTGATGGAGATTCTCGAGAGTGTCGAGATCGCCGGCGACCGTAACTTCGACGACCTGCGCTTCCCGGTGCAGTACGTCAACCGCCCGAATCTCAACTTCCGCGGCTTCGCCGGCACCCTGGCGAGCGGCATCGTGCGCAAAGGCGACGAGATCGCCGTGCTGCCGTCCGGCAAGATCAGTCGGGTCAAGTCCATCGTCACGTTCGATGGCGAACTCGAGCAGGCGACGCCGGGTGAAGCCGTTACCCTGACGCTCGAAGACGAAATCGATGTCTCGCGGGGCGACATGCTGGTGCATGCCGATAGTCGTCCGCGTATCGCCGACGGCTTCGAGGCGATGCTCGTTTGGATGGGCGAAGAGCCGATGCTGCCGGGCAAGAAATACGATATCAAGCGCGCTACCAGCTACGTGCCGGCCTCCATCGCCAGTATCGCCCACAAGGTGGATGTGAATACGCTGGAGAAGGGCGCTGCGAGCAGCCTGCAGCTCAACGAAATCGGTCGCGTCAAGGTCAGCCTGGATGCGCCGATCGCGCTGGATGGCTACGCGCAGAACCGCACCACTGGCTCATTCATCGTCATCGACAGGCTCACCAACGGCACCGTTGGTGCCGGCATGATCATCGCTGATCCGCTTGCTCATGGTTCTACTGGGCATCACGGTGCGCTGGCTCACGTATCGACCGAAGAGCGCGCGATCCGCTTTGGCCAGCAACCTGCCACTGTGCTGTTTACCGGGCTGTCCGGTGCCGGCAAGAGCACCTTGGCCTACGCCGTGGAGCGCAAACTGTTCGATATGGGGCGGGCTGTTTACGTACTGGATGGCCAGAACCTGCGCCACGACCTGAACAAGGGCCTGCCGCAGGACCGTGCCGGTCGCACCGAGAATTGGCGCCGTGCCGCCCAAGTGGCGCGCCAGTTCAACGAGGCGGGTCTTTTGACCCTGGCGGCCTTCGTCGCACCGGATGCCGAAGGCCGCGAACAGGCCAAGGCGTTGGTAGGTGCGGATCGCCTGCTTACGGTTTATGTCCAGGCTTCGCCGCTGACCTGTCAGCAACGCGATCCGCAAGGCTTGTACGCTGCTGGCGATGACAACATTCCCGGCGAGTCCTTCCCCTACGATGTGCCGGGCAATGCCGATCTGGTGATCGACACTGAGTCGCTGACGGTGGAAGAGGGTGCCAAGCAGGTCATCGATCTGCTGCGTCAGCGCGGCGCGATCTGA
- a CDS encoding four helix bundle protein, protein MDFEKLEVWKRSARLSVNLYRQLSGSRELGFKDQITRSGLSIPSNIAEGMSRGGAKEKIRFLLIAKGSCAELRTQLYIGREAGFVTEEFAGPSIQETREIAAMLSSLIQTIRKDC, encoded by the coding sequence ATGGATTTCGAAAAGTTGGAGGTATGGAAGCGATCGGCAAGGCTGTCGGTAAATTTGTATCGACAGCTGAGTGGTTCTCGTGAATTAGGCTTCAAGGACCAGATCACTCGCTCAGGCTTATCAATTCCCAGCAATATTGCCGAAGGCATGAGTAGGGGAGGAGCGAAGGAAAAAATACGGTTTTTGCTGATTGCCAAAGGTTCCTGCGCGGAACTGCGAACGCAACTTTATATAGGTCGCGAGGCAGGCTTCGTAACGGAAGAGTTTGCAGGACCCAGTATCCAGGAAACCCGCGAAATCGCCGCCATGCTGTCCAGTTTGATTCAAACCATTCGTAAAGACTGTTAG
- the cysD gene encoding sulfate adenylyltransferase subunit CysD, producing the protein MVDKLTHLKQLEAESIHIIREVAAEFGNPVMLYSIGKDSAVMLHLARKAFFPGKLPFPVLHVDTRWKFQEMYSFRTKMVEEMGLELITHINPEGVAQDMNPFTYGSAKHTDVMKTEGLKQALDKYGFDAAFGGARRDEEKSRAKERVYSFRDSKHRWDPKNQRPELWNLYNGKVKKGESIRVFPLSNWTELDIWQYIYLEQIPIVPLYFAAEREVIEKNGTLIMIDDERILEHLTDEEKGRIEKRMVRFRTLGCYPLTGAVESTATSLPEIIQEMLLTRTSERQGRVIDHDATGSMEEKKRQGYF; encoded by the coding sequence ATGGTCGACAAACTGACGCATCTGAAACAGCTGGAGGCGGAAAGCATCCATATCATTCGTGAGGTCGCTGCAGAGTTCGGCAACCCGGTGATGCTGTATTCCATCGGCAAAGATTCGGCCGTAATGCTGCACCTGGCGCGCAAGGCCTTCTTCCCTGGCAAGCTGCCGTTCCCGGTGCTGCATGTCGACACCCGCTGGAAGTTCCAGGAGATGTACAGCTTCCGCACCAAGATGGTCGAGGAGATGGGCCTTGAGCTGATCACCCACATCAACCCCGAGGGTGTGGCGCAGGACATGAATCCCTTCACGTATGGCAGTGCCAAGCACACCGACGTCATGAAGACCGAAGGACTCAAGCAGGCGCTGGACAAGTACGGTTTCGACGCTGCCTTCGGTGGTGCCCGTCGCGACGAGGAAAAATCCCGCGCCAAGGAGCGTGTCTACTCCTTCCGTGACAGCAAGCACCGCTGGGATCCGAAGAACCAGCGCCCTGAGCTGTGGAATCTCTACAACGGCAAGGTCAAGAAGGGCGAGTCGATCCGCGTGTTCCCGCTCTCCAACTGGACTGAGTTGGACATCTGGCAATACATCTACCTCGAGCAGATCCCGATCGTGCCGCTGTACTTCGCTGCCGAGCGGGAAGTCATCGAGAAGAACGGCACGCTGATCATGATCGACGATGAGCGGATTCTCGAGCACCTCACTGATGAGGAAAAAGGGCGCATCGAAAAACGTATGGTCCGCTTCCGCACCCTCGGCTGCTACCCGCTCACCGGTGCGGTCGAGTCGACCGCGACCAGCCTGCCGGAAATCATCCAGGAGATGCTCCTGACCCGCACTTCCGAGCGCCAGGGGCGCGTCATCGACCATGACGCCACCGGCTCGATGGAGGAAAAGAAACGCCAGGGGTACTTTTAA
- a CDS encoding Nif3-like dinuclear metal center hexameric protein, which yields MTVALTALVQEADRYLDAARIADYCPNGLQVEGCSQVARIVSGVTASQALLDAAVEAGADVVLVHHGYFWKNEDARVVGMKQRRLKTLLSNDISLLAYHLPLDVHPEVGNNARLGVLLGLRSDGPLEPGNPRSVGLVGSLEKPLAPAEFMRRIHDVLGREPLMVAGDRPIRRVAWCTGGAQGYIDQAVAAGVDAYITGEISEPTAHIARENGLSFFAAGHHATERYGVRALGEYLASRFGIEHQFIDCPNPA from the coding sequence ATGACTGTTGCGCTCACCGCTCTGGTTCAGGAAGCAGATCGATATCTGGATGCCGCGAGGATTGCCGATTATTGCCCCAATGGCCTGCAGGTCGAAGGGTGCTCTCAGGTCGCGCGGATCGTCAGTGGTGTGACGGCCAGCCAGGCATTGCTGGATGCGGCAGTCGAGGCGGGCGCCGATGTGGTCCTGGTCCATCATGGCTATTTCTGGAAGAACGAAGATGCTCGTGTCGTCGGCATGAAGCAGCGCCGCCTGAAAACCTTGCTGAGCAATGACATCAGCCTGCTGGCGTACCACCTGCCACTCGATGTGCATCCTGAGGTCGGCAACAATGCCCGATTGGGCGTATTGCTCGGTCTTCGCTCCGACGGTCCGCTGGAGCCGGGCAATCCGCGCTCGGTGGGGCTGGTGGGCTCCCTTGAGAAACCGCTGGCGCCGGCTGAGTTCATGCGTCGGATCCATGACGTGCTTGGACGGGAGCCGCTGATGGTCGCCGGCGACCGCCCGATTCGGCGTGTCGCCTGGTGTACCGGTGGTGCCCAGGGCTATATCGATCAGGCTGTGGCGGCCGGAGTAGACGCCTATATCACCGGTGAAATCTCCGAACCCACGGCACATATCGCGCGTGAAAATGGCCTGAGCTTCTTCGCTGCCGGCCATCACGCGACAGAGCGCTATGGGGTCCGTGCGCTGGGTGAGTACCTAGCAAGCCGCTTCGGCATCGAGCACCAATTCATTGATTGCCCAAACCCCGCGTAA